GACTGGTTCCTCCTGCTCGCCACAACCCCCACCTCTCACAGGTGGGGCAGCCGGCTGACtcacacacttttgtttttttaaaaacctgctgatgatcattccacttttatttacagctaagaaacattttaatgtttatttattgattggtttgtttacatgtttacactgaatgatggcgcctgattggctgctggagAAGTCTCATGTCTTCATGCTCACTGCTCACTTTAGGTTTTTACGTTGTCACTCGCATGTTTATTTCTATTTATCACCGAATGTTTCTGACTTGAATGTTCCACAGGTGTGCAGCTGGCTCTCACAGTGATTGATTGTTGATCAGTGTGTGATTGgaatgtgtaaaatgacttttttctGTATGAACACACTGAACTGTTGAAATAATTCATGAAAGAAAAGctgtcatttaaaatgtttttatttattgcttGAAAAATAAAGAATCACTTAACTTTGATTAAACAGGCGGCGTAACTGTGAGTTTTGTGTTAGCATCGTGTTAGCTGAAAGCTacaggaagtgactgaaacGTCAACATTAAGACACGTAGGCTGATTCTGGCAGCTGTGGATGTTAGCTTAGCACCAGGGCAGCAGCAAGCTAAAGGCTTAaggtaggtgtgtgtctgtctgtgtgtgtgtgtgtctgtgtgtgtgtgtctgtctgtgtcagtgtgtgtcagtgtgtctgtctgtgtgtcagtgtctgtcagtgtgtgtctgtgtgttagtgtgtgtctgtctgtgtgcgtgtcagtgtctgtcagtgtgtgtctgtgtgtgtgtgttagtgtgtgtctgtctgtgtgcgtgtcagtgtgtgtgtgtgtcagggctgTTGCTGGTTCATCTCCCTCCAGCTCTTCCACAGTAACAGATCTCTGCTTTTCCCCAGAGTGACGAGGTAGCGAGGCAGCCGCAGGCCGTTAAACTGACCTACGCCGTCGTCCCGGCCCATCGCCAACAACATGGTGACGTTACCTAGCAACCAGCAGCACAGACGGGTCAGGACCAACGTCAGTCagtgagaagaagaaaacagacgCTGTACCTGTGCAATACGCCTTCAGCGCCTTCCCTTGCAGACTGTTGGCGATGTTGCTAACGGCAACGGCAGCGTGAAGGCCTGCGTGGTACGCCATCTTGGGCTCTTTGATGTCAGCACAGTCGCCCACGGCGTAGACGTTGGAGAAACCTTCAACCTGCAGGTAGTCGTTTACCTTCAGAGCCCCGTTATCAGCGAGGCAACTGTCTGTCAAACACAGTGCTGACTGATCAATGACTGatcattgacctttgacctctggccTCAGCAGGCATGATCAAAACGACCAGTTGAACTGTAAGGCaaagttttatgtgtgtgtgctctgtgacgagtgtgtgtgtgctctgtgatgTGCGCtctgtgatgagtgtgtgtgtgctctgtgatgTGCGCtctgtgatgagtgtgtgtgtgctctgtgacgagtgtgtgtgtgctctgtgatgTGCGCtctgtgatgagtgtgtgtgcgctctgtgatgagcgtgtgtgtgctctgtgatgagtgtgtgtgtgtgcgctctgtgatgagtgtgtgtgtgtgcgctctgtgatgagtgtgtgtgtgtgtgtgctctgtgatgagtgtgtgtgcgctcactgAAGCTGGAAGCGTACGCGGTGGCGTTGACCTTCAGCCCGGTGCAGCAGACGATCATGTCagtggtcagtgtgtgtcctttgtCGGTGGTGACCTGTGTGTTCTTGTGCGCCACGTTGAGCTGCAGGTCCGACAGGTCGCACACTCTGTGTcctgaaacacagcacagcaggtcGGACGGCTGTTGGAGCCACACTCACCGTGCTCAGCAGGCCACGTACcgagcagcagctgcactccTTTCTCCAGCAGCACCTGCTTGGCCTGCTGTCTGACGCTGGGCAGCAGATCCGAGTCGGCCAGCCCGATTTTAGAGTGGaccagaaccacctgcaggaggaggccAGGGCGGATTAAGTCAGAGGAGACACCGCggcaggggtcagaggtcagagtgtgCTCACCGTCTTCTCCGGATACTCCGTCTTGATCTCAGCAGCCATCTCCACACCGGTCGACCCTCCTCCGACCACCAGCACCGAGTCCGCAGCCTGGaccttgaacacacacacatgtcaacatgtcaaccAGCTGGCTTCTCTCTGCAGGCGCCGTCACTACCTGGCTGACGAAGTCCTGGTACATCTGGACGCTGTTTGATACGACGCCTCCATGTTGAACTTCCCGGGGAACGGCCCGTCCGTCCCCAGTGCACAGGATGAGGTGGGAGTACTGgatctcctgcacacacacaaacacacacacacagacagacacacatggtAATTTTACTTCTGATGATccaaaacactttttttgtgtttttagtgtgtgtcgtagccagcaggtggcagcagctcatcctgacacagtgtgtgtgtgtgtgtctcaccctccctccctgcaggaTGACCAGCTGCCTCTCAGTGTCCACTCGCTCCACTCGGCCTTGAACAAAACTCTCCCCAAACGTCTCTGCATATGGGATAAAGGTCCTCTGAGCGAAGCCTGCGcacagggtcagaggtcacacacacacacacactagtgtgacacacactgctttaaCTTCCACTACAGCCCTCCTCAAACATGAACCCCGGCTGCAGCACCTGGCTGTACGGAGGCTCGCAGCGCCGCCACGTTGTGATGAAAGGCGTCTCGCATGTCAATCAGGGTGAAGTCCATTCTTTGAGATTTCAGCTGCTGAGCCGCTGCGATGCCGCCAAATcctccacccaccaccaccacgtgGACGCCCTCCGCTGACGACACCTGACCTCCcatctctgcacacagacacacacagatgtgttcacTTCTTCATGAATGTGTGTAACATCCTGCAGCAGTTATCCACGGTGGTTCCTCAGAGCCTGATCAAGCGGACCCtcagctgcagagcagcagaagaCCACATAACACTTGGCACAGAAAGACCCTGTGAACCGAGTTCACCATAATCTGTGTCACATCAGTCAGAGTGACCTCAGAGGCGGGCTGTGCACCGATCATCACAGCTCCGCTGTCtgacttttactttgaaaaccTTCAGCTTCCGGTCCTTCACTGCTTTGATTCAAGCCGTCTGTCCGTGCGCGTGTCTGCAGGACAGCTCGTGCTCagctctgggattaataatcaataatcacaAAGTAAACTCTTAGTCTTCAGGAACCTTCAGGAACCTTCGGGAACTTTCAGGAACAGGAGGAGTTTCCGGCTGCCAGCGGCTCCAGCAGCGCCGACCGCACCGACCGCAGCACCGACCGGCTGTTCGCCTCTGACTCCTCACAGAACCGACCGGACGTCACTCACCTGCCAAGTACAACCGCGCGCAGCTCCTTTCTGCCTCCGTTCGGATTGTTCCAGCGCCGGGTTTCCTGGTCCCGTCCTGTGTCGTCACGTTTCTCCACCAATCACGGCCCAGATGTGTCCGGTCTGAGGGGCGGGCTCTCCTGCTGCCTTCACGTGCTGAGACACAAAACCAGGGCCGTGAAGCAACCGCTTTTATTCAGGGTCTGTTGAAGGCATCAGTCACATGatcagaggagacacagactgCTGCAAAGATCAGAGGGTTGTTGATGAGGTCAGAGCGATCAGCTGACCTCAGAGGTCAGAGCGATCAGCTGACCTCAGAGCGATCAGCTGACCTCAGAGCGATCAGCTGACCTCAGAGGTCACTGTGCAGCTTTGAATATTAAACCAGTGGAAGTTAAAAACTCAAACATTCATCAAGACATCTGAACAGCACAGGTCCAACACATGAGTTTGTTTAGCTCGTCTccctggacacagacacaggacgGCTTCTTTCAGATATCCAGTCTTCGTGCTTCATGAGTCTTCCTCCCTGAGGATCCACAGGtccagactgactgagtcctcctcacagcatcatcctgcctccaccatgtctgactgtatgaagcctgttctttggcttctagcctctcctttctggtctccacatgaagacaacatctccgtgagcacagagctctagttcagcttcatctgaccaaaggacttcagtctgctctgtctccaggtggtctctagcagacctcagtctggtctgtctccaggtggtctctagcagacctcagtctggtctgtctccaggtggtctctagcagactccagTCTGGTCTGGaagtgtcttctctgcagtctggcagtccattcctgtgcaggactctagtgacggtcttccctgactcttcaggtccagacctggttcagtccttcactagtgtctctgcagtgctCTGTGTCCTCACTTTAAGTACAGATCAGGTTTCAGGGTGATTACAGTGCCAGAGGTTTCAAGTCAGTAAAGTGTAGAAAGTGTCGACAGACCAGATCCACGTCAGAGCAGTGAGCGCTGAATAAGAACACATGAGCCTCCAGCTCTTCCTCTACACAAAGgggaacaacacacacacacactgcagtaacCTGTTCGGTGCTGGTAGTTTTACTTCAGGCCGTCACTGCTGAGCGCCCCCCACAGGCTGAACGGCACACTGCACCATGTACCCGCGCTTCCAGAGCATCATCAAGTCACACAGCGACGAAGCATCAGACCGGAAGAGGTTtcctcaaaataaaagcacgtgAACTGACGCTAACGTCCAGCTCAGCCCAGTGCAgaccaacagccaatcagagcactgattggctgttggAAAATATGTGATCAACTCTTTATTAATGTGGTTACAAAAAGATTGAAAGAAGTGAAAAGGCTCAAAGTCAAGTAACGGATTATAATCCTCTTTAGAGaacagaatagaaaatactttattaattaaactcgggtaccagcagcaatacaccaccgacagtcagagcaaagttaaatagaataaatagaacatagtacagtaaaaataaaggaggaaagataagagggagacaggacagagaggatgaaggagagagagagaggagaagaagagggagacaggacagagaggatgaaggagagagagagagaggagaagagggagacaggacagagaggatgaaggagagagagagaagaagagggagacaggacagagaggatgaaggagagagagagagaggagaagagggagacaggacagagaggatgaaggagagagagagagaggagaagagggagacaggacagagtcTCCTTGCAAACTGGATAATATGATGATCAATGGTATAAAACATAAATTCCCCATTTTAATTAAACTAACATAAGTCATGTAAACTAGAGCTCTACAGTTGGACTGGATCAACAATGTGTCCTTGTTATTCATGACAAAACTAAAATATCTCCTGTTCTACAACAGGACGTTAAAATGATGGAGCTTTCAGatttaataagcagcataaagGTGTGATGGTAACACTTTAAGAAACTAGTCATATTgaaacctgtgtgatggtccaggctgtgggcagagtgaagagaggctgaatgatGACTAATCACTCCCACTGTTTACCCTGTGTTTACCTCATAACCAGCCGACAGCAGCAGTACTCTCACTTAGTTTACTGTTAATCTGTCACTGATGGACGGACTTATTATGGACTTAACTTGTTCACTGACCCACGAGCCAGAGCAGCATCATGGATGGACGTTATAAAACACAGTCCAtcagcagactctcagtccatcagcagactctcagtccatcagcagactctcagtcca
This Parambassis ranga chromosome 15, fParRan2.1, whole genome shotgun sequence DNA region includes the following protein-coding sequences:
- the LOC114447680 gene encoding apoptosis-inducing factor 2-like codes for the protein MEEAEHSRYVAQLKAEFDSCDTTATGFLDRDELTALCGKLQLDAHLPLLLDTLLGERTYSRHVKAAGEPAPQTGHIWAVIEMGGQVSSAEGVHVVVVGGGFGGIAAAQQLKSQRMDFTLIDMRDAFHHNVAALRASVQPGFAQRTFIPYAETFGESFVQGRVERVDTERQLVILQGGREIQYSHLILCTGDGRAVPREVQHGGVVSNSVQMYQDFVSQVQAADSVLVVGGGSTGVEMAAEIKTEYPEKTVVLVHSKIGLADSDLLPSVRQQAKQVLLEKGVQLLLGTWPAEHGHRVCDLSDLQLNVAHKNTQVTTDKGHTLTTDMIVCCTGLKVNATAYASSFNSCLADNGALKVNDYLQVEGFSNVYAVGDCADIKEPKMAYHAGLHAAVAVSNIANSLQGKALKAYCTGNVTMLLAMGRDDGVGQFNGLRLPRYLVTLGKSRDLLLWKSWREMNQQQP